CGAGGTGATCGAGGCCGAAAACGGGCGCGTCGGGTTGCAGCGCATCCTGCTGGACCGTCCGGACGTGGTTCTCTGCGACCTGCGCATGCCGGAACTGGACGGGTTGGATGTCCTGGCGGAGATTGGCCGGTTCCTGCCCGAGACGCCCGTGATCGTGGTGTCGGGCACTGGCGACGTGCAGGACGCCGTGCAGGCGCTGCGCCTGGGCGCCTGGGACTACATCATGAAGCCGATTCAGGACATGGCCGTGCTGGAGGATTCGGTCAAGAAGGCCATCGAGCGGTCCAAGCTCATCATTCAGAATCGGGAGTACCGCGAAAACCTGCTGCGGAGTAATCGGGAACTCGAGGCGAGCCTGCGGAGCCTGGAAGAAGCCAAAGCGACGGCGGAACTGGCGAACCGCGCCAAGAGCACGTTCCTGGCCAACATGTCGCATGAGATCCGCACGCCCATGAACGCCATCATCGGCATGACCGAGATCCTCAGCGACACCGGCCTTACGGCGGAGCAGCGCGATTTTGTCGAGACGATCCAGCATTCCGGCGAGGGGCTTATGGATATCCTGAATGATATCCTCGACTTCTCGAAGATAGAATCCGGGAAGATCGAATTGGAGCAACTTCCGTTCGACCTGCATGACCATGTCGAACGTATTGCGGACACGATCGCCCAGCAGGCCGATGCCAAGGATATCGAACTCGGCGTACTGATCGACCCGGACACGCCAAGATATGTGCTCGGCGACCCCGTCCGCTTGCGCCAGATACTCCTGAATCTTCTGCACAATGCGGTCAAGTTCACTTCGCAAGGAGAGGTGGTCTTGCGCGTGTACCCGAAGCCCGGCGATGGGCCGCCCCTGCCCGACGGAGTACGATTTGAGATTCGGGACACGGGCATAGGAATCCCCGCGGAGCGGATTCCGCTGCTGTTCCAGCCGTTCATGCAGGCGGACGCGTCCACCACGCGCAAATATGGCGGCACAGGCCTCGGATTGGCCATCTGCCGGCGGCTCGTTGAATTGATGGGCGGGGATATCCATGTGGAGAGTGCGACGGGCGAGGGTTCCTGTTTCTGGTTTCAGATTCCGTTGTCGAAGACGGAAGAAACGCTCGCTGCCGTGCCGGACATGCTGACCGTCGAACTGCGCGGGCTTCGTGTGCTGATTGTCGACGACAATCACACAAACCGCCTTATCCTGCGCATGCACCTGGAACGCTGGGGCTGCAAAATCACGGAGGCCGCGTCGGGAAAGGATGCGCTCGACCTGATGCGGGAAACCGTTGCCGCCGGCCACGCGTTCCGGCTGGCGCTGGTCGATCTCCAGATGCCCGAAATGGACGGAGAGACCCTGACGCAACGGATCAAAGAAGACCCTTTGCTGAGCGGCACCTCGGTCGTGCTCCTGACTTCGCTGGGATGCCGGAAAAGCGCGGATGAGCTGGTCCGGATTGGATTTGAAGGCGCGCTCTGCAAGCCGCTGAAGCAGGCGGCGTTGTTGAACTGCCTCACCTCGGTGCTCGCTCACAGGCCGCAGGAAGGGAAGCGGTCCGTTTCGGGATTTCTGATGGAAGGGACCACGGGCTCAGGCGTGCATCCGCCTTTTCGCATCCTCGTGGCTGAGGACGTGTCGGCCAACCAGAAAGTCGTGCAGCAGTTTCTCGTGCGCGGCGGTTACCACTGCACGGTTACCGCGAACGGGCGGGAAGCGCTCGAAAGGCTGGCCGAGGAGGACTATGACCTCGTGCTGATGGACTGTCAGATGCCGGAAATGGACGGCTACGAGGCGACACGCCGCCTGCGGGAAGAAGAAGGCCCGGCCAAGCACACGCCTGTCATTGCCATGACCGCTTCCGTAATGAAAGGGGACCGCGAACGCTGCTTTGACGCAGGGATGGACGACTACCTCGCGAAGCCCATAGGCCGCGCAACGCTGTATTCCGCATTGCAGCGCTGGCTGGAGAACAAGGCGGCGGTGAAGCTGCGTGTGAAAACGGGTCCGCCGGCGGTAACCCCGGAAACGGAAGACGGCGACCCGCTCCCTGTGCAATTGGACTACCTGACCAAGTTCACGGGCGCGAATAGCGCGTTTCTGCAAGAGCTTGTTGACACGTTTCTGCAGGAGAATCAGCAGCATCTGGAGAGTCTGCTCGCGGCAATCGAAAACGCCGACTTGAAGCAGACGGAATTCCATGCGCACGCGATCAAGAACGGCGCCCTTACATTCCATGCGCCAAGTATTTCGGAAATCGCGCTGAAAATGGAACACGCGGCCCGTTCCGGAGACCTGCGCGCGGCTTCCGGGCTGGCGAATCCGCTGCGGGAAGCTTACGATCAAGTTGTGTCGTACTTGAAGCGTCACGTGCTGGAAAGCGCTGGCCAATCGCAAGAGTAGCCTGTTCAACCCGCGGCGATGCGGGTTGCATGAGGCTGCAAGACGCGAGGATTGCCGTGTGACGTAGCCGCATGGGTTGAATTCGCGGCGGAGAGGTTTCTAAGCTGGCCCTCTATGGTTGCTTCGCTCACCGCAGGCATCGTTCTTGGTCTTTCGGCGGGCTTTTCGCCCGGTCCGTTTCTCGCGCTGGTCATTTCTCAATCGCTGGAACATGGCGCGCGGGAGGGCGTCAAGGTCGCCATGGCGCCGTTGATCACGGACGTGCCCATCGTCCTCGTATCGGTTCTGCTGCTGGCGCGGCTGGCTGATTACCACATTGCTCTCGGCGGGATCACGCTTGCGGGCGCCTTGTTTCTCGTGTATCTCGGCTGCGAGAGTCTCCGGACAAGCGGCTTTGAACCCGAGGCGCGGCGGGCCGGTCCGCAATCGCTGCGCAAGGGGGTGCTGGTCAACTTCCTGAACCCGCATCCGTATCTCTTCTGGCTGACGGTCGGCTCGCCCATCCTCGTGAGGAGTTGGGCGGAAAGCGCGGTCACGGCGGCTGCATTTCTCGCGGCGTTCTATGGGTGTCTGGTGGCCTCCAAGGTCCTGGTCGCGGTGTCGGTGGGCCAGTCGCGGCGCTTCTTTGCCGGCCGGCCTTACGTGTATGCCATGCGTGTGCTCGGGGCGTTGCTGCTGTTGTTCGCGCTATTGCTGTTCCGGAACGCCCTGGAGTTTCTGCGCATGGCGGGATAGCCGGGAATCACGCGGCTGGAAATGAGCCGCCCGCCGCGGCGGCGTTATTGCGCGCTTTCCGCGGCAAGCTGACCGGGCGCGAAAGGGGGAAACGGCGCGGACTCGGCCGAATCCCTGGCCGCCAGGCCGATATTCCGTACCCATGCCGGCGGTTCCAGTGCGGCAAGGTCGCGGCGCGGATGCTTCCAGGCCTTGGCGGCTGCGGCGTACACGAGTTCGAGCGCGTGTACGTAATCGGAGTCGTCCTTGTCCGCGTAGACGGCCTGTTCACACCGCTGCAATCCTCCCGCGGATGAGGCAAGGGGCGCGGCCAGAAAGCGGCTTCGTTCGGGCCGCATAAGGTCGATCCAGTCGAGACGCGTGATCTCCGCCGCGTCGTGGCACGCCGCGCAGCGCNNNNNNNNNNNNNNNNNNNNNNNNNNNNNNNNNNNNNNNNNNNNNNNNNNNNNNNNNNNNNNNNNNNNNNNNNNNNNNNNNNNNNNNNNNNNNNNNNNNNTCGAGGAGCTGGAAATACACGGCCGTGTCGGCGGGCACGATGAAGTGGGCGCTTCCGTCCGGGGCGACCGGCACATCGCCGAGGATCCGTACGGGTGTCCAATTGGTTAGATTCTTCCGGTCGGCGTCCGGCCCGCCGTAGCGGTGGTCCTCGCCGTAGCGCTGTCCGCCGTTGTGGTTGTCGTAGGGCCAGCCGATGGGTTGGGCCACGCGCAAGTAGCGAACGCGCTCCGCGGGGATTTCTTCGCTGCCCATGGCAATATTGCTCACGCAGCAGGTGGCGTATGATTTCGCCGGGTCCGTGGTTTCGGGGAGGATGGGCGGCTGGGGCCGGGGCCGCAACGGAATTGGATAGAAACAGGAAATGTCCGGATCGCGATAAATCAGTTCCTTGTTCCCGTAGACATCCACCAGGTACAGCCCGTAACCGGCGGGCTCCGTCGTCTTGCTGCCATAGGTGTAGCACGCGAGAAAGCACGACTCGGACAAGGCCCAGGGCGTGCCGTAGAACCCTTCGTGGTCGTCCGTGCCGCCTTCGGGCACGGGAACGCCGTCCATCCCGCCTTCCGGCGGCATGAGATGCGGCGTCACGATGCCGATGCCGCGCGGCTCGTTTACGCCCATGTCGTGGTTGACGATGACGAGCGGGCCCGCCGCCAGCGTGTGGTGCCCCGCCGCAATCGCCACGAGCCTGGTACTGCCAGGGATGGACCGGACGTCTTCCAAGGCCCAGGGGTTCACGAAATGCTGTTTGAAGATCGCGTCGGCGCCGGTTCC
Above is a window of Candidatus Hydrogenedentota bacterium DNA encoding:
- a CDS encoding response regulator; amino-acid sequence: MHEPPRILTIEDVDTVRHSIVGYLSDSGYEVIEAENGRVGLQRILLDRPDVVLCDLRMPELDGLDVLAEIGRFLPETPVIVVSGTGDVQDAVQALRLGAWDYIMKPIQDMAVLEDSVKKAIERSKLIIQNREYRENLLRSNRELEASLRSLEEAKATAELANRAKSTFLANMSHEIRTPMNAIIGMTEILSDTGLTAEQRDFVETIQHSGEGLMDILNDILDFSKIESGKIELEQLPFDLHDHVERIADTIAQQADAKDIELGVLIDPDTPRYVLGDPVRLRQILLNLLHNAVKFTSQGEVVLRVYPKPGDGPPLPDGVRFEIRDTGIGIPAERIPLLFQPFMQADASTTRKYGGTGLGLAICRRLVELMGGDIHVESATGEGSCFWFQIPLSKTEETLAAVPDMLTVELRGLRVLIVDDNHTNRLILRMHLERWGCKITEAASGKDALDLMRETVAAGHAFRLALVDLQMPEMDGETLTQRIKEDPLLSGTSVVLLTSLGCRKSADELVRIGFEGALCKPLKQAALLNCLTSVLAHRPQEGKRSVSGFLMEGTTGSGVHPPFRILVAEDVSANQKVVQQFLVRGGYHCTVTANGREALERLAEEDYDLVLMDCQMPEMDGYEATRRLREEEGPAKHTPVIAMTASVMKGDRERCFDAGMDDYLAKPIGRATLYSALQRWLENKAAVKLRVKTGPPAVTPETEDGDPLPVQLDYLTKFTGANSAFLQELVDTFLQENQQHLESLLAAIENADLKQTEFHAHAIKNGALTFHAPSISEIALKMEHAARSGDLRAASGLANPLREAYDQVVSYLKRHVLESAGQSQE
- a CDS encoding LysE family translocator; protein product: MVASLTAGIVLGLSAGFSPGPFLALVISQSLEHGAREGVKVAMAPLITDVPIVLVSVLLLARLADYHIALGGITLAGALFLVYLGCESLRTSGFEPEARRAGPQSLRKGVLVNFLNPHPYLFWLTVGSPILVRSWAESAVTAAAFLAAFYGCLVASKVLVAVSVGQSRRFFAGRPYVYAMRVLGALLLLFALLLFRNALEFLRMAG